One Gloeobacter morelensis MG652769 DNA window includes the following coding sequences:
- a CDS encoding Mo-dependent nitrogenase C-terminal domain-containing protein: MVGAVSSIRGEEQVIAWLRGLLTVAWADGDYDETERACVQAVIAQEGLDGRSAQVLVPIEPEELSATLAADPVLSEHFLRTALMVALADGEYSQAEEQLIGRFCDALGHRCEVLSGLRTNLTGTAQAPVAPEHRPPHLDLLQPVKHWLDGVEVRDPAIARFLCRMIPSQCPFERDVLLPGGKVVHIPPMCKINPLYEQLVGLRFRALSYLADDCQEDVSPYV; the protein is encoded by the coding sequence ATGGTAGGTGCAGTTTCTTCTATCCGCGGCGAAGAGCAGGTGATTGCCTGGCTGCGCGGCCTGCTGACGGTGGCCTGGGCGGACGGCGATTACGACGAAACCGAGCGCGCCTGTGTACAGGCCGTCATCGCCCAGGAAGGCCTCGACGGTCGATCGGCGCAAGTGCTCGTGCCGATCGAGCCTGAGGAGTTGTCGGCTACCCTGGCCGCCGACCCGGTGCTTTCTGAACATTTTTTGCGCACAGCATTAATGGTGGCTCTGGCCGACGGTGAGTACTCCCAGGCGGAGGAGCAACTGATTGGGCGCTTTTGCGACGCTCTGGGCCATCGGTGCGAAGTGCTGAGCGGCCTGCGCACCAATCTCACCGGTACTGCCCAGGCACCGGTTGCCCCGGAGCACAGACCACCCCACCTCGACTTGCTGCAGCCGGTCAAGCACTGGCTCGATGGCGTCGAAGTGCGCGACCCGGCCATTGCCCGCTTTCTGTGCCGGATGATTCCGTCCCAATGCCCCTTTGAGCGCGACGTGCTCCTGCCGGGCGGCAAAGTTGTGCACATCCCCCCCATGTGCAAGATCAATCCGCTGTACGAACAGCTGGTGGGGCTGCGCTTTCGGGCGCTTTCGTACCTGGCGGACGATTGCCAGGAAGACGTCTCGCCTTACGTTTAA
- a CDS encoding photosystem II reaction center protein K, producing MTALTLLAAPGIPAGWEWANPLIDLLPIIPLLFFALAFVWQAAIGFK from the coding sequence ATGACAGCATTGACGCTTTTGGCGGCGCCGGGAATCCCCGCCGGTTGGGAGTGGGCAAATCCGTTGATCGACTTGCTTCCTATCATCCCACTTCTGTTTTTCGCCCTGGCTTTCGTCTGGCAGGCCGCGATCGGCTTCAAGTAA
- a CDS encoding alpha/beta fold hydrolase, whose translation MLIRESTVRAGAQRWFYRSAGSESGPPVLLLHGLPSHSHGWREAVPVLAERGLRVIAADWVGFGSSDKPDKSAFNYTPDAFIAALAAFIEALALEQFSLVVQGFLGSAGIQYALREPRRIARLAVINAPIATSAKLPWNLRQLGLPLVGEMLTQNPLSVDQTLEGGGYTVIANGDLGAFRRPYSESGDAGRALMLTVRNLELARAMAEIEAGLAPWRQNGPVRTPFALALIWGLRDRYLGEAMAKSFVAAHPQVEFFPVAQAGHYPLEQDPEAVNQALVRFVAQPR comes from the coding sequence GTGCTCATCCGTGAAAGTACCGTCCGCGCCGGGGCTCAGCGGTGGTTTTACCGCTCGGCGGGCAGCGAGTCTGGGCCGCCCGTGCTGCTCCTGCACGGTCTGCCTTCCCACAGCCACGGTTGGCGGGAGGCGGTCCCGGTGCTGGCCGAGCGGGGTCTGCGGGTGATTGCCGCCGACTGGGTGGGTTTTGGCAGTAGCGACAAACCGGACAAATCCGCCTTCAACTACACACCGGATGCTTTTATCGCGGCGCTGGCAGCATTTATAGAAGCACTCGCCCTGGAGCAATTCTCGCTGGTGGTGCAGGGATTTCTAGGCTCGGCAGGCATCCAGTACGCCCTGCGCGAGCCGCGGCGCATCGCCCGGCTGGCCGTCATCAACGCCCCAATCGCCACGAGTGCCAAATTGCCCTGGAACCTCCGGCAATTGGGGTTGCCCCTGGTGGGCGAGATGCTCACCCAAAATCCGCTCTCGGTGGATCAGACCCTCGAAGGGGGAGGTTATACGGTCATTGCCAACGGCGATCTGGGTGCCTTTCGCCGCCCCTACAGCGAGAGCGGCGACGCCGGACGGGCATTGATGCTCACCGTGCGCAATCTGGAGCTGGCCCGGGCGATGGCGGAGATCGAAGCGGGCCTGGCTCCCTGGCGTCAGAACGGTCCGGTGCGCACCCCCTTTGCGCTCGCCCTCATCTGGGGTCTGCGCGACCGCTACCTGGGTGAGGCGATGGCCAAAAGCTTTGTGGCGGCCCACCCGCAGGTCGAATTTTTTCCGGTTGCCCAGGCCGGTCACTACCCGCTGGAGCAGGACCCCGAGGCGGTCAACCAGGCCCTGGTACGCTTTGTCGCTCAGCCGCGGTAG
- a CDS encoding SMP-30/gluconolactonase/LRE family protein produces MLVVALIGGGVYLWFVPSPIRAVAWNPPSRPPVAGPLAQNGRLMGADLIGRFDGPAAVAFDRAGRLYTGTEDGKIYRIARAAAGGRTVEVFSDTGGRPWGLAFDGAGNLVVADARQGLLAIDADGTVRVLAKQDGKRALGWLTAVAVAADGRVYFSEASEQPYGRDLYLEVLEARPTGRLLVYEPATNRVQVLATRLALPGGLALASEDTAVLVSEAARYRVMRYRLDGLGTRTGEPWIENLPGYPGGMARDGERFWLTIGEPRIDNIDRVHPNAELKNWLAKLPASWVRGNEKGYGLVLLLDKNGRILESLQDPTGRVNRLSNVERFGADLYLATSIENGIARVRLAAERAQSGNGLDRSR; encoded by the coding sequence ATGCTGGTTGTAGCACTCATCGGGGGTGGGGTGTACCTGTGGTTTGTGCCTTCGCCGATTCGGGCGGTGGCCTGGAATCCGCCGTCGCGTCCGCCGGTGGCCGGTCCCCTCGCCCAGAACGGCCGCCTGATGGGAGCGGATTTGATTGGTCGCTTCGATGGCCCGGCGGCGGTCGCTTTCGACCGCGCAGGGCGGCTCTACACCGGCACCGAAGACGGCAAAATCTACCGGATTGCCCGCGCGGCGGCGGGCGGCAGAACGGTCGAAGTGTTCTCCGATACCGGCGGGCGGCCCTGGGGACTCGCTTTTGATGGAGCGGGCAATCTGGTGGTGGCGGATGCCCGCCAGGGGCTGCTGGCCATCGATGCGGACGGGACGGTGCGAGTCCTTGCCAAACAGGATGGAAAGCGGGCTTTGGGGTGGCTCACGGCCGTGGCCGTAGCCGCCGACGGCCGCGTCTACTTTAGCGAAGCGAGCGAGCAACCTTACGGCCGCGACCTCTACCTGGAGGTACTGGAGGCAAGACCCACCGGGCGCCTGCTGGTCTACGAGCCGGCCACTAACCGGGTGCAGGTGCTGGCCACCCGGTTGGCCCTACCCGGCGGCCTCGCCCTGGCAAGCGAGGATACCGCTGTACTGGTGAGCGAGGCGGCGCGTTATCGGGTGATGCGCTACCGGTTGGATGGCCTCGGGACCAGGACCGGCGAGCCCTGGATTGAGAATTTGCCAGGGTACCCAGGGGGAATGGCCCGCGACGGCGAGCGCTTCTGGCTGACCATCGGCGAACCGCGCATCGACAACATCGATCGCGTTCATCCCAATGCCGAACTAAAAAATTGGCTTGCCAAACTGCCCGCCAGTTGGGTGCGCGGCAACGAAAAAGGCTATGGATTGGTCCTGTTGCTCGATAAAAATGGCCGCATCCTGGAAAGCTTGCAAGATCCGACTGGACGGGTCAATCGCCTCAGCAACGTCGAACGCTTCGGTGCGGATCTTTATCTGGCAACGAGTATCGAAAACGGTATTGCCCGGGTGCGCCTCGCTGCCGAGCGCGCCCAGAGCGGCAACGGCCTCGATCGCTCTCGCTGA